TTCTGCGGTGAATAGCTTTATCATTCCTTAACAGTAATATCACTATCTGTTAATGACTTAAGAAAGTTGATCCTGTACTTTTGCTAGGAAGTAAATGACGCACAAATAATTGTTTATCTATGAAATTTATTTTTAAGATGTTCCTTTTAGTGGGAATGATTGTGGTAGGAAAGCTCTACAAAGAAGAAGCAGCTGATGCCAGTACCGTTGGAAAGAAAGAGAATATTACAACCGGGGATATTTACTCCCTAAACTCAGAAGCAAATTCCCCCCTGACCCAGCCGGTACATAATGTACATGACACAGAAAACGTAGAAGAGAAAACTGAAAGAACCTTTACTTACTCCCTCAACTAATTTAGTTTACCAGAAAGACCCAGACTTAAGTCTAGCTGATCCTGCTCCAGTTAACGGCGTTGGCACTCAGCGACCGGATGTGCCGCAACAGGTTGGCATGCTCCGGAAGACTTAAGTCCGGGTCTTTTTCTATTATCTCCAGCGCAGCCGCCCGGCTCGCCTTCAGGATAGTGGCATCTTTGGCCAGATCCGCAATCAACAGATCCAATACCCCACTCTGCTGGGTTCCCATCAAATCTCCCGGTCCGCGTAACTTCAAGTCAATATCAGCTATCTCAAAGCCGTTGTTGGTGCGCACCATAGTCTCAATACGTGTCTTGCCTTCTTTGCTGATTTTGTAGCCCGTCATTAAGATGCAATAGCTCTGGTCGGCGCCCCGGCCTACGCGGCCCCGCAGCTGGTGCAGCTGCGATAAACCGAACCGCTCGGCATTCTCAATCACCATGACGCTGGCATTGGGCACGTTCACGCCTACCTCAATCACGGTGGTGGCCACCATGATGTGGGTCTCATGCTTCACAAACCGCTGCATCTCAAAATCTTTGTCCTGGGGCTTCATCTTGCCGTGCACCATGCTCACGCGGTACTCTGGGAAAGCGCGGCTCACACTTTCAAAGCCGTCCATGAGGTCTTTGTAGTCCAGGCCCTCAGATTCTTCAATGAGCGGGTACACCATGTAGATCTGGCGGCCCAGCTTTATCTGCTCACGTATGAACCCAAACACCCGCAGGCGGTTGCTGTCATAGCGGTGCACGGTGATAATCTCCTTCCGGCCGGCCGGTAGCTCATCAATCACCGAAACTTCCAGGTCGCCGTACAGGGTCATGGCCAGCGTGCGAGGGATTGGCGTGGCCGTCATGACCAGCACGTGCGGAATGATACGTGGGTTCTTCTGCCAGAGCTTAGAGCGCTGAGCCACGCCAAAACGGTGCTGCTCGTCCACAATGCAGAGGCCCAGGTTCTGAAACTGTACTTCATCTTCTAAAAGCGCGTGCGTACCCACCAGCATTTGCATTTCTCCAGAGCGTAGTTGTTCGTGCAGCACCCGGCGGTCTGCCTTTTTGGTAGAGCCGGTGAGTTTGCCCAGCAAGATGCCCAGTTTATCGGCGTACTGTTTCAGGCCTTGGTAATGCTGGTCGGCCAGGATCTCGGTGGGCGCCATGATGCAGGCCTGGGCACCGTTGTCGGTGGCCAGGAGCATAGTCACGAAGGCCACAATGGTCTTGCCGCTGCCCACATCGCCTTGTAACAGGCGGTTCATCTGTTTGCCCGCAATCACGTCCTGGTAAATCTCGCGCACCACGCGCTTTTGGGCGCCGGTGAGGTCAAAGGGCAGGTGGTTCTTGTA
This Rufibacter radiotolerans DNA region includes the following protein-coding sequences:
- the recG gene encoding ATP-dependent DNA helicase RecG produces the protein MSSGFFHTKIEFLKGVGPQRATLLQTELGIFTYGDLIQHYPFRYMDRTQFHAVADLTEDMQYVQIKGRMVEKNLIGEGRKQRLSAVIRDASGEIELVWFKGVKWLNVQLKVNQEYIVFGKPSLFNGKFNMAHPELEEATEVKQDQSFLQPVYHTSEKLKNHRVDSKAISKMMAELLKQAPTHLPETLTPELVDQYRLVSKREAMLQVHFPKNWDTLQAARFRLKFEELFYTQLKLLRTRTKRKAELAGQIFSKTPTLTEFYKNHLPFDLTGAQKRVVREIYQDVIAGKQMNRLLQGDVGSGKTIVAFVTMLLATDNGAQACIMAPTEILADQHYQGLKQYADKLGILLGKLTGSTKKADRRVLHEQLRSGEMQMLVGTHALLEDEVQFQNLGLCIVDEQHRFGVAQRSKLWQKNPRIIPHVLVMTATPIPRTLAMTLYGDLEVSVIDELPAGRKEIITVHRYDSNRLRVFGFIREQIKLGRQIYMVYPLIEESEGLDYKDLMDGFESVSRAFPEYRVSMVHGKMKPQDKDFEMQRFVKHETHIMVATTVIEVGVNVPNASVMVIENAERFGLSQLHQLRGRVGRGADQSYCILMTGYKISKEGKTRIETMVRTNNGFEIADIDLKLRGPGDLMGTQQSGVLDLLIADLAKDATILKASRAAALEIIEKDPDLSLPEHANLLRHIRSLSANAVNWSRIS